Below is a genomic region from Methanolobus sediminis.
AATCAGATTCAGAAGGGTAGCCCTTACATATCATATATTGTATAAAAAGGTTTCGAGTGGCTAGGTTTGAGCTTAAAAAGGAGGTGATATATTTGTATTTTCATCACGTAAAGTGTGTATATCAATTTTTAAATATATATAATGTGGAGGGGACATTGTAAAGTATCATTGAGAAGTCTCAATATTTTGATGGAATCCATTATTATAATATTGTAATTTAAGACTAAATCATTGTCTGTAGTCATATACATTCAATCAATCACAATCTGCTGTCCTCTATTAATATAATTAATATATACATTTGGGAATATTTGTCAATGTTCCGCAGGATATTTATACAAAAACTGTATCTCTTTTTTTTATGGTGTACTTATGATGATTAAAAATACAACTGCCCATAAAACAAAAACCAGCGATCTAGGTATCGTTCTCTTTGCAGCTAGAACAGACCAGGAATTTGCATTCTTGAGGCAAAATCAGACAAAAGAAAATTCATCATATGGGAACGAGTGGAACGACACGCATCGATATGATCAACATAGCTATGAGAATGTCTACAATCAAGGCTATTCTGATGGAACATATGGCAATTTTTACTCAAACGGAGCTTCTTGTGAAGAACAAAGTGAAAACGACAAAATGACCTTTGAATCAATTCCTCTAAAAAACCTACTGCAAATACGAGCTGATGGTTTTATACACAACTTTGCCAATCAAGGAATCTTCTTTGCTAACGAAAACGGACTAACTCTATTAAATGGAATAAAAGAAAAGACCATTGGGCAAATCAGAGTTCAGAACCCTGAAGTTATCAAAGCGCTGATGATCTAATAAATGTGCTGGATCTGAAAATATGAGTGAAAGACCACTACCAAGTTTTCCTTTCCGGATAGAGTTTGAGGTTACTGGCCTTTGTAATATTGACTGTAAATATTGCTATGCCAGACCACTAAGTTCACTTACTCCAACAGTTGATCAACTTTGCTTCCTCTTCAATAAAACAAAAGAAGAAGCTGATCCTTTTGAAGTAATCATACTTGGAGGAGAACCTTTCATCCGAAAAGATATTATTTCCATTCTTGAACTTGCTCAGGGTATCTTTAAAATCCAAAAAATTGGTGTCAGTACTAACGGTACGTTAATCCACAAATTAACAACAGATGATTTGACAAGATTAAAAACGTTGTCAGAACGTGGCCTTTCATTTCAGATCACATTAGACAGTACAAATCCAGAGATACATGACATCTTAAGAGGAAAAGGAAAGGATACCCTTGCAGGATTAAATACCTTTGAAAAAGAGGATATTCCTTTTGTTATTGGCATGTGCCTGACTTCACATAACTATTCCGATATTACAAATAGTATCACTCAATTGCTAACAGATTATTCTCAATTATCTCATATTAACTTAATGCCGCTACAGCCCTTTTCTCCGAGTGATAAAACATACTCCTCGTATTGTCTTGCATCAGAACAAATGAGAAAAATCCGTAATGAAGTAGCAGACATTATCCTGGACGCTGGGCGAAGTGATGTAACTATTTCAGGCGTTACCGATTGTGGCGAAGCGATTGATGCTCTTCCATTAATCAATACTTACAACTTTAAAACATGTCTTGCAGGCCTAACCAGGGCTGGTGTATATCCAGATGGCAGTGTTTCTCCCTGCACAACAATGAGAAACCATTCACTTGGAAATCTCTACAATGAAAGCTGGAAAGAAATCTGGACTAGAGCACGTAAACGATTCGAGAACTTGGACATAACAGGTAGTCAATGTCATGCTCTGTCAACATAAGTGCTGACTATATACACTACATAAAATAATTGCAGTTAGGCCGATTCTTATTTAATTCGTTTCTGCAAAACAGTTTATGAAACTATAATATAAATAATAATTCTCATCGGTATAAATAGTAAAAATTATATATGTATGTCCTCTTTCCCATTTGATGTGGTTTTAAAATATTGAATTGTTATTAAAGCTGTCAATGGATAAATCGGGTGGTCAAAAATGTCCTATCACAGTTTCGATTAATTGGTGGTAAAAATGAAAGAACAACAAAAATCAATTTACAAAAAAGTATCAATTTGCTTTATCTTATTGAGCCTTGGCTTGATGAGCGCTCAGGTAGCATGTGCTGAAACCTATACTTTGGACGAACAGTGGGATGACTTATCTATAGAAGGTAGTTGTGTTGCCATAGATTCTTTTGATAATGTTTATGTCGGGTCTTCTCAAACCGTTGAATACTACAAGTATGATAGCAATGGGAATCTCATAATGGATGTTGAAATCAATGATCATGTAGGTTCTATTGCCTGTGATTCCTCCAACAATGTGTACCTTCGAGCTAGCTATTTTATTTACAAGTACGATAGCAATGGTGACTTAATTACTAAATGGAAGCCCAGTGGTAGCCACTTTGCTGTTGATTCTTTGGGTAATGTTTATACTTACTATCTGAATTCCCTTCATACAGAGTATAACGGAATAAAGAAATATGATAGCAATGGTAACTTAATTTCTGAGTGGTATTCAGAAGGTAGCGAGGACGGACAAATTATTCCCAGAACTTCAGGAGACTACATTGCAGTCGATTCATCAGATAATGTTTATGTTACTGATTATAGTAACATGCGCATTCAAAAATTTGACAGCAATGGCAATTTTATATCTAAGTTAGTTTTTGAAGACTGCCATAACATGGCTGGAATTGCTGTTGATTCGTCCGATAATCTTTATGTTGTCAAGGCTGATGATTCTATAAGGAAGTATGATAGTACTGGTAACTTAATTGCCGAATGTGATATTAAAGGCAACGGCATAGGCATCATGGATGTTGAAGTTGATTCATCTGGCAATCTTTATACCAGTGGCTACTCAGTAATTAAAAAATTTGTTTTAAATACTCAGGATGTTGGGCAAAGTGAAGATGCTGATCAATCGACAGAACAATCACAAGATTCAGATTATGCAAGTGAGATCACTTCTGATTCTGTAACTGAACAAACTCAAATGAGCAGCGTGGAAAGTGAAGATGGTGTCGCGGAAACCGAGGCTGCTACAACTGAAGATACAGATAATGCAAAATCACCTGGTTTTGGAATCGTTTGCGGAATTGTATGCTTGTTTGCTGCGGTTTTGTACAATAGAAGATAAAATTGCAGATAGCAGCTCGAAGATATGAGAACTTAAGTCTCATATCTTTACTTTTTCAAATATTTATATTAAACTAATTGAGGAGTGAATATGATAAATAATCTTATTTGGAAAAAAACGTCATTAATTCTTCTTTTACTGATTTCTATACTGGCCAGTGTTTCTGTAACGCATGCTGAAACTTATTCATTTGTGACAGAATGGGGTTCAAGTGCTAATAACGGTTATTATGAATATCATCCGACCAGTGTTGTCGTTGATTCTTCTGGAAATGTTTATACAATTGACAGTTATGCCGTGGCATATGATTCAGACATAAACATGATTAAGAAGTTCGACTCATCAGGCAACAAAATTGCTGAATGGGGTCCTTCAGGGAATGGAGACGGTGAACTGGCTGTTGCAAACGGTCTTGCTCTGGACTCATCAAATAACCTCTATGTTGCAGAAAGAAATCGTATACAGAAATTTGATAGCGATGGTAATTTTATTCTTAAATTTGGTTATCAGGGCAGCGACGATGGCGAATTTAATTATATCCGCAGTATTGCCGTTGATTCGTCAGGCAATATTTATGTCGTTGATTCTCAAAACCAGCGTATTCAGAAGTTCGATAGCGAGGGCAACTTCATTACAAAATGGAAATGCAATGTACTGGATATAGCTGTCGATTCATCCGGATATGTTTATGCCGCTTCAAGTAACAACATCCAAAAGTATGATGGAGAAGGAAACTTAATCGATGAATGGACAGCTTATAACTTCGTTAATATTGCAGTTGATAGTTCAGATAATGTTTTCATTGCAAATCACAACTTAATTCAGGAATTAGGTTCAGATGGTACGGTTATTAATTCATGGGGTTCCGCCGGGAATAGTAATGAAGAACTCGATTACATTTATGATCTTGCTACCGATTCATCGGGTAATGTCTATGTCGCTGACTACGGGAACCTTTGCGTAAAAGTATTTGATGATGCTGGCAGCTTCCTGAGAAAATGGAGTTATGAAGGTACAAAAGGCGGGAAATTCAATCTCCCGAATGGCATAGCTGTTGATGCTTCTGGTTCTGTTTATGTCGTTGATTCCGGCATGCCTTCCACTGCAAGTACAAAAGGTATCAATTCCCGTATTCAGAAATTTGATAGTAACGGTAACTTCATTTTTAAATGGGGTTTTAATGGGGCAGGCGAGGGACAATTTAGCAATCCAACGGATGTTGCCGTTGATTCATCAGGTAATGTCTATGTTGTGGATCATGACAATGCACGCATTCAGAAATTTGATAGTAATGGTAATTTCATATTGGAGTGGGGTTCTTCCGGTCATGGAAAAGGAGAATTTGATAATCTTGGTGGAATTGCTGTCGATTCTTCCAGTAATATTTACGTTGCAGATTCAGGGAACTATCGTGTTCAAGAGTTTGATAGCGATGGCAATTCCATAGCTATATGGGGTTCACAGGGTGCAGATGATGGTGAATTTTCATCCATAAATGATGTTGCTGTTGATTCTTCAGATAATATCTATGTTGCTGACGGAAAATATATCCAAAAATTCGATAACAAAGGAACTTTCATAACCAGATGGGATTGTGGTTCCTATGCAGTTATATGGAAGATTGCTATTGATTCGTCGGATAATATTTTTGCAGCCTGCAACAATAATCTTGTTCAGAAATATGATAGTGATGGCAATATCATAACTGAATGGGGTTCTAAGGGTGACGGAAAAGGAGAATTCAGTAATCCATCTGGAATTGCAGTCGATTCTTCTGGAAACGTATATGTTGTTGATAGTGGAAATGCACGAATACAGAAATTCGCAGTGAGCAGTCAGGCAATTGAACAAAATGTAAACGACGAGGATAACTCCGAAAATACTGTAGCAGAGTCTATTAGTGACACTTCTGTAGAAGATGCTGCAACAGATATCGAAACAGATGAAAATGCTGAAAGTTCACAATCCCCTGGATTTGGAATAGTATGCGGAACAACAGGGCTGATTGCTGCATTTTTATATCGCAAAAAGTAAAACACA
It encodes:
- a CDS encoding radical SAM protein, which produces MSERPLPSFPFRIEFEVTGLCNIDCKYCYARPLSSLTPTVDQLCFLFNKTKEEADPFEVIILGGEPFIRKDIISILELAQGIFKIQKIGVSTNGTLIHKLTTDDLTRLKTLSERGLSFQITLDSTNPEIHDILRGKGKDTLAGLNTFEKEDIPFVIGMCLTSHNYSDITNSITQLLTDYSQLSHINLMPLQPFSPSDKTYSSYCLASEQMRKIRNEVADIILDAGRSDVTISGVTDCGEAIDALPLINTYNFKTCLAGLTRAGVYPDGSVSPCTTMRNHSLGNLYNESWKEIWTRARKRFENLDITGSQCHALST
- a CDS encoding 6-bladed beta-propeller; the encoded protein is MINNLIWKKTSLILLLLISILASVSVTHAETYSFVTEWGSSANNGYYEYHPTSVVVDSSGNVYTIDSYAVAYDSDINMIKKFDSSGNKIAEWGPSGNGDGELAVANGLALDSSNNLYVAERNRIQKFDSDGNFILKFGYQGSDDGEFNYIRSIAVDSSGNIYVVDSQNQRIQKFDSEGNFITKWKCNVLDIAVDSSGYVYAASSNNIQKYDGEGNLIDEWTAYNFVNIAVDSSDNVFIANHNLIQELGSDGTVINSWGSAGNSNEELDYIYDLATDSSGNVYVADYGNLCVKVFDDAGSFLRKWSYEGTKGGKFNLPNGIAVDASGSVYVVDSGMPSTASTKGINSRIQKFDSNGNFIFKWGFNGAGEGQFSNPTDVAVDSSGNVYVVDHDNARIQKFDSNGNFILEWGSSGHGKGEFDNLGGIAVDSSSNIYVADSGNYRVQEFDSDGNSIAIWGSQGADDGEFSSINDVAVDSSDNIYVADGKYIQKFDNKGTFITRWDCGSYAVIWKIAIDSSDNIFAACNNNLVQKYDSDGNIITEWGSKGDGKGEFSNPSGIAVDSSGNVYVVDSGNARIQKFAVSSQAIEQNVNDEDNSENTVAESISDTSVEDAATDIETDENAESSQSPGFGIVCGTTGLIAAFLYRKK